One Caloramator mitchellensis genomic window, ACACATAAAAAAGGATTATTAAATTTGGGACTATTTTACTTTACAAGATTTATGTATATTTTTACAAGAGCTGTTCCTGAACTTCTATGGGCTATGATAATTATTTTTTTCTTTAAACCCGGGATTTTACCTGGAGCCTTAGCTCTTGCATTGCATAACTACGGAATACTTGGCAAACTTTGTTCTGAGGTTATTGAAAATTTGGATTATAAACCTTTTGCTAACTTATCATCATGCGGTGCCTCTAAATGGCAAATTTTAACCTATGGCGTATTCCCTTCAGTTTACAATAAATTTTTAGAATACATTTTATATAGATTTGAAATAATAACTAGGACGACCATTGTCGTAGGATTTGTCGGTGCGGGCGGATTAGGCAAACAATTTAGACTTAGTATGAGTTACTTTAACTACTCTGAAATAAGTATTATACTCATTTGCTATTTTCTACTTGTAAAGCTTTCAGAATAAAATTTGACATATACCCCTATTAGGTATAAAATATGATAGTAAAATCATTTTAAAAGGGGAAGTTTGTATGATATTATTAAGGACTAATGATGAAATATCACAGTTTATTCAATCAAATCAAATGGCAGTAGTTTATTTTACAACAGAAGGATGCAATGTTTGTAAAGTATTATTGCCAAAAATTGAAGAAATGCTGAGGGAATACCCCGAAGTTAGCCTTGCTAAGGTAGATATATCGAAGACTCTGGAAGCTGCCGGTGCATATTCAGTATTCGCATATCCAACAATCCTTTTATACATTGACGGTAAAGAATTTTCAAGGGAATCAAGATATATAAGCCTTGAAACATTTGAAGAAACAATAAAGAAGTATTATAAACTATTATTTGATTAATTTAAGGGGCCGTCATATTTTAGACAGCCCCTCTTATATTTCTTTCAAATCTTTTAAACCATTCCCCTTGATAAGTTACAATTCCTTCATCTCCTTCTACTATTAGACCATAGTCACTAGGGCCTACCCTCAGTTCAAACCTTTGCCCTGCCTCATTTTCGAAAGTTATATAATAAGTTGTTGAACTAGTAACATGTGTTGTGTTTTCTGAAGCTGCATGGTGAGTATGTCTAACATCAAACCTTTTTGATACCACTCTTACCTTTTCACTTAAAATTGGAGAGGAAGAATTTTTAATGTAATTTTTTACGTTAATTATCATTGTAATTACGAACATTGTTATAATGATTACAGGAATAATAAAAAATAAAGAATCCAACCAGAAACCCATGTGCATAAAACTCACCTCAAATCAAATAATAAACCTCTTACTTATAATATTCTTCACAAACTCAAAAATTCCTTTTCTTGTAATAATTTTATATCAAAATATCTTCTTTCTAAATATAATATTATGAGAAAAACTTAGGGGTTGATGTTATGAATTTCAGGCATCTAGTTCTTGGAACAGACACTTATATTCCTTTAAAAAATAGAAAGTGGACAAAATATATAAATTTTGATAATGCTGCTACTACCCCACCATTTAAATCAGTAATGGAAGCTATTAATTACTTTGCTCCCTGGTATTCTTCCATTCACAGAGGAACAGGTTATAAATCAATCGTTTCCACTGAATTATATGAAAACTCACGAAATAAAATTTTAAGATTCGTTGGGGCGGATATAGAAAATTATACTGCCATCTATGTAAAAAATACAACAGAAGCAATAAATAAACTTTCAAACAGATTATGTAAAGATGATAAGTGTGTAGTTCTGTCTACTTCAATGGAACACCATTCAAATGATTTACCCTGGAGAAATAAGTTCATAGTGGATTACATTGAAACCGATGAGTGTGGCAGATTCTCGCTAGATGATCTTGAGAAAAAGCTTATAAAATACAATAGAAAAGTCAAACTAGTTACAGTAACTGGAGCATCTAATGTTACAGGATACATTAATCCAATTCATCAAATAGCAAAACTTGCTCATAAAAACGGTGCTATGATTCTAGTCGATGGAGCACAGTTAGTTCCGCACAAGAAAATTAATATGGACGGGTATAGCTCCTATGATCAAATAGATTTTCTTGCTTTTTCTGGGCATAAAATGTATGCCCCGTTTGGAGTCGGTGCATTAATAGGACCTAAAAGGTTTTTCGAGAGAGGAGAACCTGACTATAAAGGAGGCGGAACAGTAAAACTGGTATCACGTGATTTTGTAATATGGGATGACCCGCCCTCAAAGGATGAAGCTGGAACACCAAATTTAATGGGGGTTTTAGCCCTGACTGCTGCTATTGATACACTTGAGAAAATAGGCATGGATAGAATAGAAGAATATGAATATTCTTTATTAGAATATGCAAATGAAAGATTATCACATATTGACGGCATTGAATTATATTGTAACGATACTTCTAATAAAGTCGCCATTATCCCCTTTAACGTTAGAGGAATTTATCATGAGAAAGTAGCACAAACTCTTGCTGAAGAAGCTGGAATTGGAGTTAGAAGCGGATGTTTTTGTGCCCAACCTTATGTTCAAAGACTATTGAAAATAAACAAAGATGATATAGAGAAATTTAGAAAAAACCCTGACCTAAAAAGACCTGGTATGATACGCTTGAGCTTTGGCCTTTACAATACTTTTGAAGAAATCGATTGCCTTATATGGGCTTTAAGAAAAATAAAAAACAGATAACCTTTAGGCATTACCTAAAGGTTATCTGTTTTTTATTTGTTCAACTTTGTTTTTATCGTATCCCAATATGCAGCGTTTTCAAGTCCAAGTCTCCAAATTGCTATACCTGATAGGTTGTAACTATTAACTAAATCAAGCTTATATGAAATGCTCACTTCATTCTCAAACCATACGCTGTGGGTTAATCCAGATGCATCCTTGTAGTTGAAATATGGTGACTTTGATGCATCATCCCAAAGTATAGTAGCACCATTGTTTGCAGCAAGATTATATATTCCGTTTATGCTGTATGCCTTCGTTCCATTTGATGACCAATCATATCCATAGGCCGCAAGTCCAAGTATTACTTTATCCTTTGGAACTACACTTATTGTATATTCAATTACCTTTTGAACCCAACCTATAGATGCTATTGCTCCTGGTGTTCCTCCTGGATAGTGTTCATCGTAAGTCATAAGAACGAATTGGTCAACATATTTTGCTAGTTCCGCATAATCATATGCACCATTCCAGCTGTTAGTTAAGCTATCGGATGTCTTTGCCGGAACTGATATAGTTATTATATATCCAAGTGGCTTTAAAACATCATAAAGTTCCTTAATAAACGTTGATAAATATGCTCTATCGTAGTAATAAACCCCTTCTAAATCAATATTAACACCTTTATATCCATTAGACTTTATCGCATTTAAAATATTACCTATAAGATTTTGCCTGTTTGAAGGTGATTCTAACAACTGTTTTGCAACTTCTCCGCTAAAATTGTTGCTAACCATTACTAATGGAATAATTGAATTATTGTTTGCATAATTGATTTGCTCTGCTGGAACAAGCCCTGAAACATTACCTTGTCCATCTGTTATATATGTGTGAGTTATTATAGTATTCAAATAGTTTCCGTAATTTAGCATCGAGTTATATGAAGATTTGTCTCCAGAATAGTAATAGGTTGCAAAACCAATTACATTTTTGCTCGAATTTACTATTACATTAGGGGTTACAACATTTATATGTTTTGAATCCCCTGAAGTTCCATAAGAATTATATGCACGGACAAAAAACCAATAGGATGTAGCTGGTTTTAAATTAGAAACATTATAGCTTGTCCCAGATAAAGTTGCAATCTGAGTATAATTTGCATCATTTGGTGTTGCCATATAAATCTTGTATCCTGTTGCTCCTTTACTGCTCGTCCAAGTTAAAGTTAAACTATTACTTGTAATATTCTGGGCACCAATGCTTGATGGCGGCAACGGTGGTGTTTTGCTTGGCTTTGCTGCAAATACTGCAATATTTCCTATAGCCATTACAAACAAAATAATAGCTGTATATATTTTCTTGATTTTAGACATAAAATCGCCTCCTTTACTTTATATATCGGAGGCTCTTATTAAATATTAACAAGTAATTATTACATGGAATTCCATATCTACCCTGAAGCTTTAATTATTTTTACCTTTGATATTATTTTTATTGCTGTTTTTATTTTCGTGCTTTTTA contains:
- a CDS encoding glycosyl hydrolase family 18 protein — translated: MSKIKKIYTAIILFVMAIGNIAVFAAKPSKTPPLPPSSIGAQNITSNSLTLTWTSSKGATGYKIYMATPNDANYTQIATLSGTSYNVSNLKPATSYWFFVRAYNSYGTSGDSKHINVVTPNVIVNSSKNVIGFATYYYSGDKSSYNSMLNYGNYLNTIITHTYITDGQGNVSGLVPAEQINYANNNSIIPLVMVSNNFSGEVAKQLLESPSNRQNLIGNILNAIKSNGYKGVNIDLEGVYYYDRAYLSTFIKELYDVLKPLGYIITISVPAKTSDSLTNSWNGAYDYAELAKYVDQFVLMTYDEHYPGGTPGAIASIGWVQKVIEYTISVVPKDKVILGLAAYGYDWSSNGTKAYSINGIYNLAANNGATILWDDASKSPYFNYKDASGLTHSVWFENEVSISYKLDLVNSYNLSGIAIWRLGLENAAYWDTIKTKLNK
- a CDS encoding thioredoxin family protein, translated to MILLRTNDEISQFIQSNQMAVVYFTTEGCNVCKVLLPKIEEMLREYPEVSLAKVDISKTLEAAGAYSVFAYPTILLYIDGKEFSRESRYISLETFEETIKKYYKLLFD
- a CDS encoding DUF2500 domain-containing protein; its protein translation is MHMGFWLDSLFFIIPVIIITMFVITMIINVKNYIKNSSSPILSEKVRVVSKRFDVRHTHHAASENTTHVTSSTTYYITFENEAGQRFELRVGPSDYGLIVEGDEGIVTYQGEWFKRFERNIRGAV
- a CDS encoding PhnE/PtxC family ABC transporter permease, which produces MRLRKIDFLFINKILVLALVIFSWGFILIADDANLFSLINQQNINNAKKFVLGMLGFNESNSALLSFTSWKNIIYLTYETFLMSVIAIGLSSIGVILTVAFASRNIADGTLTHKKGLLNLGLFYFTRFMYIFTRAVPELLWAMIIIFFFKPGILPGALALALHNYGILGKLCSEVIENLDYKPFANLSSCGASKWQILTYGVFPSVYNKFLEYILYRFEIITRTTIVVGFVGAGGLGKQFRLSMSYFNYSEISIILICYFLLVKLSE
- a CDS encoding aminotransferase class V-fold PLP-dependent enzyme → MNFRHLVLGTDTYIPLKNRKWTKYINFDNAATTPPFKSVMEAINYFAPWYSSIHRGTGYKSIVSTELYENSRNKILRFVGADIENYTAIYVKNTTEAINKLSNRLCKDDKCVVLSTSMEHHSNDLPWRNKFIVDYIETDECGRFSLDDLEKKLIKYNRKVKLVTVTGASNVTGYINPIHQIAKLAHKNGAMILVDGAQLVPHKKINMDGYSSYDQIDFLAFSGHKMYAPFGVGALIGPKRFFERGEPDYKGGGTVKLVSRDFVIWDDPPSKDEAGTPNLMGVLALTAAIDTLEKIGMDRIEEYEYSLLEYANERLSHIDGIELYCNDTSNKVAIIPFNVRGIYHEKVAQTLAEEAGIGVRSGCFCAQPYVQRLLKINKDDIEKFRKNPDLKRPGMIRLSFGLYNTFEEIDCLIWALRKIKNR